The Virgibacillus phasianinus genome includes a window with the following:
- the proB gene encoding glutamate 5-kinase, whose translation MTPEINTKKRIVIKIGSSSLTSINGEVSRRKVEKLVDEVVRLKDDGFEVLLVSSGAVSAGYRRLGYLTRPESLPEKQASASIGQGLLIETYSDIFMSHGYVASQILITRDDFSDEHRYNNARNTINVLLERGIVPIVNENDTISMDFLKFGDNDTLSAKVAGLVDADQLIILSDIDGLYDADPRKDENAKLLDEVNEITPEIEAAAGDPGSANGTGGMKSKIEAIKIAMASGISSFLGNATTKHIVYDAVNHDAKGSYFDPKNNIQNLNRKKQWIAFNSGPEGEVTVNPTTREAIINEKISIHPTDLHTVSGRFDQGAVVKIIDVTGEVIGLGIVNYSSKALNQLINKTEIEMKDYQNAAIESKHLVCHLDKEVPVNDLITN comes from the coding sequence TTGACACCTGAAATTAACACAAAAAAGAGAATTGTAATTAAAATTGGGAGCAGTTCCCTAACAAGCATAAATGGTGAAGTAAGCCGAAGAAAAGTCGAAAAGCTAGTTGATGAAGTTGTTCGCTTAAAAGATGACGGCTTTGAAGTTTTACTTGTTTCTTCAGGTGCTGTGTCGGCTGGATACCGCAGATTGGGTTATCTCACCCGTCCGGAATCATTACCTGAAAAGCAAGCATCCGCGTCCATCGGTCAGGGATTGCTTATTGAAACATATTCAGATATTTTTATGTCACATGGGTATGTTGCTTCACAGATCTTAATCACCCGTGATGATTTTTCTGATGAACATCGTTATAACAATGCACGAAATACCATTAATGTATTACTCGAGAGAGGGATTGTGCCAATCGTTAATGAAAATGACACAATTTCAATGGACTTTTTGAAATTTGGCGATAACGATACGCTCTCCGCAAAAGTTGCTGGACTTGTTGATGCGGATCAGCTAATTATCCTTTCTGATATTGATGGGTTATATGATGCAGACCCACGAAAAGATGAAAATGCCAAGCTTCTCGATGAAGTAAATGAGATTACGCCGGAAATTGAAGCCGCTGCTGGTGATCCAGGCAGTGCGAATGGCACAGGCGGGATGAAGTCAAAAATCGAAGCAATAAAAATCGCTATGGCTTCCGGAATATCTTCCTTTTTAGGAAATGCAACAACCAAACACATTGTGTATGATGCAGTGAATCATGATGCGAAGGGCTCGTATTTTGATCCAAAAAACAACATTCAGAATTTAAATCGGAAAAAACAATGGATTGCGTTTAACTCTGGTCCTGAAGGGGAAGTAACAGTAAACCCTACTACAAGGGAAGCGATTATAAATGAAAAAATCAGTATACACCCAACAGATCTGCACACGGTAAGCGGACGTTTCGATCAAGGTGCAGTTGTGAAAATTATCGATGTTACCGGTGAGGTCATTGGTCTTGGCATCGTGAACTATTCATCAAAAGCGTTGAATCAATTAATTAATAAGACAGAAATTGAAATGAAAGACTACCAAAACGCTGCGATTGAAAGTAAACACCTTGTTTGCCATTTAGATAAAGAAGTACCCGTAAATGATTTAATTACAAATTAA
- the cysK gene encoding cysteine synthase A, whose protein sequence is MKVADNITELMGDTPVVKLNKLVPDDAADVFVKLEMFNPSRSVKDRAAINMIRVAEEKGILKPGGMIIEPTSGNTGIGLAMAAAAKGYQAILIMPDNSTMERRNILKAYGAEVVLVPSGEKMPGAIRKALELQAENPGSFIPQQFENKANSDVHRITTALEIMEQMNGNLDAFVCTAGTGGTVTGTGEVLKEKLPDLSITIAEPKGSPVLSGGKPGKHKLVGTSPGFIPDILNTTVYDDILLIDDDIAVDMFKKLPRVEGLFVGLSGAASIYTAIEVAKKLGKGKRVLCIAPDSGERYLSMGLIGEE, encoded by the coding sequence ATGAAGGTTGCAGATAATATAACAGAGCTAATGGGAGATACACCAGTTGTCAAGTTGAACAAGCTTGTCCCTGACGATGCTGCGGATGTGTTTGTTAAGCTTGAGATGTTTAATCCGAGCCGTAGTGTCAAAGACCGCGCCGCGATCAATATGATTAGGGTTGCGGAAGAGAAGGGAATCCTCAAGCCAGGGGGCATGATTATTGAGCCGACCAGCGGTAATACCGGAATTGGTCTTGCCATGGCTGCCGCGGCAAAGGGATACCAGGCGATATTGATCATGCCGGACAACAGTACAATGGAACGAAGAAATATTTTAAAAGCGTACGGTGCGGAGGTTGTGTTGGTACCTAGTGGGGAAAAAATGCCTGGAGCTATCCGGAAGGCATTGGAATTACAGGCTGAAAACCCTGGCAGTTTTATCCCACAGCAATTCGAAAACAAGGCTAATTCAGATGTACATCGAATCACAACGGCACTTGAAATAATGGAACAAATGAATGGTAACCTGGATGCATTTGTTTGCACGGCGGGTACAGGCGGAACGGTGACAGGCACAGGCGAAGTTTTAAAAGAAAAACTGCCGGACCTTTCGATTACCATTGCCGAGCCAAAGGGTTCACCCGTTTTATCTGGCGGGAAACCTGGCAAGCATAAGCTTGTGGGAACAAGTCCAGGATTTATTCCGGATATTTTAAACACAACTGTTTATGATGATATCCTGTTGATTGACGATGACATTGCAGTCGACATGTTTAAGAAACTGCCGCGAGTGGAGGGTCTATTTGTGGGATTATCCGGTGCGGCATCCATCTATACGGCAATTGAAGTGGCAAAAAAACTGGGCAAAGGAAAACGTGTACTCTGTATTGCACCTGATAGTGGTGAGCGGTACTTGAGTATGGGATTGATTGGCGAGGAGTAG
- a CDS encoding glutamate-5-semialdehyde dehydrogenase — MTITTNKVNVEEQAIRAKKAGKTLSLLTTEEKNEALLTLADILDQEYETILKANEEDLKNGREKGYEAAFIDRLTLTKERIEDFAQGLREVAELDDPTGITNSDWTLDNGLNVKQVTVPLGVIGMIYEARPNVTVDATGLALKSGNAIVLKGGSSAIISNQAIVDVIHQGLEQTKIPKDAVQFIASTDREATQQLFTMKEHIDVLIPRGGGSLIQAVVNNATVPVLETGVGNCHLYIDAEADVQKALAILVNAKLDRPAVCNAIETTIIHQHWLDKNKDALIDTLQKNNIHVHGDSTITEIIPSAVPAEETDWANEYLCSDIAIKTVANVSEAVQHIETYGTKHSEAIVTENKETAEKFMKLVDAAALYHNASTRFTDGSALGFGAEIGISTQKLHARGPMGLKALTTIKYIMHGDGQIR, encoded by the coding sequence ATGACCATTACAACGAACAAAGTAAATGTGGAAGAACAGGCAATTCGTGCCAAAAAGGCTGGTAAAACCTTATCATTATTAACCACTGAAGAAAAAAACGAAGCATTGCTTACGCTTGCCGACATCCTGGATCAAGAATACGAAACAATCTTAAAAGCCAATGAAGAAGATTTAAAAAACGGCCGTGAAAAAGGCTATGAAGCAGCGTTTATCGACCGACTGACACTGACCAAGGAAAGAATTGAAGATTTCGCCCAAGGTCTTCGTGAAGTGGCTGAACTGGATGACCCAACAGGCATTACCAATTCTGACTGGACACTTGATAATGGATTAAACGTGAAACAGGTAACCGTCCCGCTTGGTGTGATTGGTATGATTTATGAAGCCCGTCCAAATGTAACGGTGGACGCTACTGGTCTTGCGTTAAAGTCCGGTAATGCCATTGTTTTAAAGGGTGGTTCATCCGCTATTATTTCCAATCAGGCAATCGTTGACGTGATACACCAAGGACTGGAGCAGACGAAAATCCCGAAAGATGCTGTTCAATTTATTGCCAGTACTGACCGGGAAGCAACACAGCAATTGTTTACCATGAAAGAACATATTGATGTGCTCATCCCGCGCGGTGGCGGATCATTAATCCAGGCAGTAGTAAACAATGCAACTGTTCCCGTTCTAGAAACAGGCGTCGGAAATTGTCATCTTTATATTGATGCGGAGGCAGATGTACAGAAGGCTTTAGCCATTCTCGTTAACGCCAAGTTAGACCGTCCAGCTGTATGCAATGCGATCGAAACAACCATTATCCATCAGCATTGGCTGGATAAAAATAAAGATGCATTGATTGACACATTGCAAAAGAACAATATCCATGTTCATGGTGACAGCACCATAACCGAGATTATTCCTAGTGCAGTTCCTGCTGAAGAAACTGACTGGGCTAATGAATATTTGTGCAGTGACATTGCAATTAAGACTGTAGCAAACGTTTCAGAAGCAGTCCAGCACATTGAAACGTATGGTACCAAACACTCGGAAGCAATTGTCACAGAAAACAAAGAGACTGCCGAGAAATTTATGAAACTTGTAGATGCGGCAGCATTGTATCATAATGCTTCAACCCGTTTTACCGATGGAAGTGCGCTTGGCTTTGGTGCAGAAATTGGAATATCCACACAAAAACTGCATGCACGCGGACCAATGGGACTGAAAGCCTTAACCACGATAAAATATATCATGCATGGCGATGGACAAATTAGATAA
- a CDS encoding ABC transporter ATP-binding protein, producing the protein MFLQMNQIGKTFIDRDQQSSFEVFSNINLDVSENQFVSILGPSGCGKSTLLSMVAGLESATEGSITLQDKEIKQAGPDRGMVFQQPSLFPWLNVTGNITFPLKGRIGKKEAEARADQFLKMVHLSRFKNSFIYELSGGMQQRVAIARALAMDPQVLLMDEPFGALDEQTRHILQDELIKIWQETQKTILFVTHSIQEAIKLSDRVVVMGTRPGRIITDFTIDLPRPRQRDDSKVMELENRVMDLLEDEINKVLKEELSNEIQYSH; encoded by the coding sequence TTGTTTCTGCAAATGAATCAGATTGGTAAAACGTTTATCGATCGCGATCAGCAATCGTCGTTTGAAGTTTTTTCCAATATTAATTTAGACGTTTCTGAAAACCAGTTCGTATCTATCCTGGGGCCTTCTGGTTGTGGGAAGTCAACATTGCTCTCGATGGTAGCTGGTCTTGAAAGCGCCACAGAAGGCTCCATTACACTTCAGGATAAAGAAATAAAACAGGCAGGGCCTGACCGTGGCATGGTTTTTCAGCAGCCATCCTTGTTCCCATGGTTAAATGTCACAGGTAACATAACCTTTCCATTAAAAGGAAGGATTGGTAAAAAAGAAGCGGAAGCGCGGGCAGATCAATTTCTGAAAATGGTTCACTTAAGCCGCTTCAAAAATAGCTTTATTTACGAGTTGTCCGGTGGAATGCAGCAGCGTGTTGCTATTGCCAGGGCACTCGCCATGGATCCACAGGTTCTCTTAATGGATGAACCGTTTGGAGCGCTTGACGAACAAACTCGTCACATTTTACAGGATGAATTAATTAAAATCTGGCAGGAAACGCAAAAAACAATTCTGTTCGTTACCCATAGCATTCAGGAAGCTATTAAACTATCAGATCGAGTGGTTGTGATGGGTACGCGCCCAGGGCGGATTATCACCGACTTTACTATAGATTTGCCAAGACCGAGACAGAGGGACGATAGCAAAGTTATGGAGCTTGAAAATAGAGTGATGGATTTACTTGAAGACGAAATTAATAAGGTTTTAAAGGAAGAGCTATCAAATGAAATTCAATATAGTCATTAA